Proteins encoded in a region of the Deltaproteobacteria bacterium genome:
- a CDS encoding FHA domain-containing protein, whose amino-acid sequence MANRLVINSAQAEDVVFPLIVDEVLIGRLNSVDLIIDEVAVSRVHAKIVRESNLCVVMDLRSKTGTRVNGKQIERHELRDGDVIDIGKTSLKYCE is encoded by the coding sequence ATGGCTAACCGACTGGTGATCAATTCTGCACAGGCTGAGGACGTTGTTTTTCCTCTCATTGTCGATGAAGTTTTAATCGGGCGGCTGAATTCAGTGGATTTGATAATAGACGAGGTTGCGGTTTCTCGGGTTCATGCGAAAATTGTGAGAGAGAGCAACCTTTGCGTGGTGATGGATTTACGCAGTAAAACCGGTACTCGGGTAAACGGGAAGCAGATAGAGCGTCACGAGCTTAGAGACGGCGATGTGATTGACATTGGAAAGACGAGTTTAAAATACTGTGAATAG